Genomic window (Spirochaetaceae bacterium):
GTACCTCCCTTATTATACGGTACATTATATAATATAGACATCTTAATTTAAAAAAATTAAGCACTCTTTTAATATTTTATTTAAATTATTAGTTAATTAATTTTTGCTAAAAAAATCAACAAGGTCGTCATGTATTTTATTAATTTCAGGGTTTTTCGATCTGTAATTGGGGCTGGAAATAGTTTTATACTCTTCTTCGCTAATAACCTCAGTAGGAATAAATGGCGGAGGATTTAGATATTCCTCTAGAGTGCTTAGTTTTTCCTTTATGCGCCTGTCAACACATTCTTCTACAAATTTTTCTAGAGCATTAAGTAACGAAGAATTTTGCTCATTTAAAATAATATCATCAGCTTCTAATTTCATAGTTAAATTATAGCTTACTATAAATAAAAAGTCAAATCTTATTACGACTAAAACTGTGCCTTAATTAAAGGTTGACAAAAAAAGATATTTCCATTATAGTAAATTAGGTTAAATTTTACTATTTTTATCAAAAAATTAACAAAAATTTTAAAAAAGTCAATATGAACTACCCTAAAGAACAAATTGTAGACGAACTTAATAAAACAATTTTATCGGCCAGCGGTTTTCGCAAAGAGTTTGGCGATGGTCAATTAATTAAAGATACCGATAGCTATTTAACTATGGCTGCCGCCTGTAGTTTTGCCCGTTTTTTACGGAGCGAGGTTGGCAATAGTGCCAAGCTAATTATTAGCAGTGATAGCAGGCCAAGCGGCCCGGCCTTACAAAATTTAGTTTACTTTGTTTTTAGTACGTTGGGGTTAAAAGTTACCTCGTTACCGGTGTGCGCTTTGCCGGAGCTTTCTAGTATTGTACGTGCCGGTGGTTACGATGGCTTTTTTTATATTTCGGCCAGCCATAATCCGCCTGCCGATAATGGCTTTAAGTTTGGCCTAAGTGATGGAGCCGTACTTGCCGCTAATAAATGCAAATTAGTTATTAATTATTTTAAAAATTTAATCTTAAACCCCAGTGAAGAGTTTTTAAAGCTAACCGGTATTTATAGCAAGGTAACTATTAAAAATTTGGCTATTGCGCATAACTCCTATCAACAAACTATGCTGGCTACACTGGGTAACGAACAAGTAGTTGCCGCCATTAAACTTAGTTTAGCCCGCAAACCTTTAGGGGTGGTGATAGATTACAACGGCTCGGCACGGATTAACAGTATCGACCGAGAATTTTTAAAAGATTTAGGCATTAAAAGTGTTACCATTAACCATCAGTTAGGCCGCTTTGCACACGATATTATCCCCGAAGGTGAAAACTTAGAGCCGGCCCGCAAGTTATTAGAGCGCGAACATCAAAATGATAGCGATTACCTGCTGGGTTTTTGCCCCGATTGCGATGGCGACCGCGGTAACTTAGTTTATTACGATGAGGCCAAACAGCAAGCCGTTACGATGGGCGCACAATTAGTTTTTGCTTTAAGTGTGTTAAGCGAGCTGGCTTATCTTAGTTACCTTAACACCGAAATGACTAAAGTGGCCGTTGTAGCTAACTGCGCTACCAGCCTGCGTATAAACGCTATTTGCACGGCCTTTGGGGTTAAATTATTTACCACCGAAACCGGCGAGGCTAATGTGGTAGGCAAAGCTGCCGCCCTGCGTGAAGAAGGTTATACCGTGCGCATTTTGGGTGAAGGCAGTAATGGCGGCAATATAACCTACCCTAACGTTATCCGCGACCCTTTAAGCACCTTGTGCAGCCTTATTAAATTATTGGCTGTGCCGCAGCTTTATCAGCTGTGGTGTACCGCCAGCGGGCAAAGTTATGAGGCCCACTTTACCTTAGCCGATATTATTGCCGGCCTGCCTAACTACAGCACCACCAGCATAGCCAGCGCCGAGAACATGTTACAAGTTAAAAGCAGCCCCAAATTAAAGGCGGCTTACGAAGAGGCTTTTATCGCCCAATGGCCGCAGCTGCAAACAATTTTTACCGAGTTTGGTTATACAGTTACCAACTACCAATTTATAAATTACGAAGGGCAAACCGAGCGGGCCGGCAAAGGCAGCCGCAGCGGCGATGAAAGCGGCGGCTTGCGCACCATCTTTTATAATGAAGACATCCCGCTCGGCTTTTTTTGGCTGCGCGGCAGCAAAACAGAGCCGGTAATGCGGATAATGGTGGATATAAAAGACGGCAACCCAGCCTTACTAAGCCGGCTGCAAAGTTTTTTAACCGGCTTAATTATAGGTTAATTATTTACTTATAGACGGCAATGGCATTAAGTATGTTATTTGGCCGCTCCCGTAAACCGCAGGTACCATAATAAAGCATTCGTCATAATAGAGCCGCAGTTGCATGGCGGTATGCCTAAGTTTTTAATGACTTTAGCTTTATCTTCTAGCAGTACCTCTATGCGTTCAGCCTCATCTAATTGCTGCTTACCTTTGTTCTCTAAATCTTCGGCCAAAAAAATATACAGGGTATTATTAAAGAGGGCCGGGTTAGGGCTATCACTGCTTAACAAAGTAAGTTTGCCGGCTAAGTAACCGGTTTCTTCCAGCAGTTCTCGCCGGGCGGCGGCGATGGGTTCTTCGCCCTTTTCGATAATCCCTGAAGGGAACTCGGTTGTAAGTTGCCCTAATCCGTGCCTAAACTGCTTAACCAATATCATTTTATCACCATCGGCAGCGGCTAAAACCGGTACCGTTACCACCCAGTTAGGGCTGTTTATGCGGTAAAACTCGCTGGTATAGCCATCACCGGCCTGCCTTGTAATACCATCTACGGTAAAAATGCGGCAATCGGCTATGGACCTATGGCTAATATCTTTATAAATTAACTGGCTCATCTTTATCTCCTCTTTTTATGCTTTAAAGCCTTAACGGCCTGATTAACCTTAGCTTCTTTACTTTGTTTTTTTAATTTTTCCCACTGGTTTACTAAAGTTAAATATAAATCGGCTTTATTTTTAAGGTTAAAAAAATTATTTTTTTCTATAATTAAAATGATGGGCATATAAATGTAGCTGTACCACGAGCTGGCCGCTTCGGCAAGGCTTATTGTTCCGCCAATTTTTTCGTTTAAATAATATTTGTGTACCATAATGTGGTTAAGTAATTTTTCGTAACTGCCCGGTTTAGTAAAAATAATATTATTCATATCGATAACATCACCTAAGTGAGTTTTAGCTAAAAAATCAGTGCGCTCAAAAGCCACAACAGCTTCTTTAA
Coding sequences:
- a CDS encoding phosphatidylglycerol lysyltransferase, whose amino-acid sequence is MNYPKEQIVDELNKTILSASGFRKEFGDGQLIKDTDSYLTMAAACSFARFLRSEVGNSAKLIISSDSRPSGPALQNLVYFVFSTLGLKVTSLPVCALPELSSIVRAGGYDGFFYISASHNPPADNGFKFGLSDGAVLAANKCKLVINYFKNLILNPSEEFLKLTGIYSKVTIKNLAIAHNSYQQTMLATLGNEQVVAAIKLSLARKPLGVVIDYNGSARINSIDREFLKDLGIKSVTINHQLGRFAHDIIPEGENLEPARKLLEREHQNDSDYLLGFCPDCDGDRGNLVYYDEAKQQAVTMGAQLVFALSVLSELAYLSYLNTEMTKVAVVANCATSLRINAICTAFGVKLFTTETGEANVVGKAAALREEGYTVRILGEGSNGGNITYPNVIRDPLSTLCSLIKLLAVPQLYQLWCTASGQSYEAHFTLADIIAGLPNYSTTSIASAENMLQVKSSPKLKAAYEEAFIAQWPQLQTIFTEFGYTVTNYQFINYEGQTERAGKGSRSGDESGGLRTIFYNEDIPLGFFWLRGSKTEPVMRIMVDIKDGNPALLSRLQSFLTGLIIG
- a CDS encoding NUDIX hydrolase; the protein is MSQLIYKDISHRSIADCRIFTVDGITRQAGDGYTSEFYRINSPNWVVTVPVLAAADGDKMILVKQFRHGLGQLTTEFPSGIIEKGEEPIAAARRELLEETGYLAGKLTLLSSDSPNPALFNNTLYIFLAEDLENKGKQQLDEAERIEVLLEDKAKVIKNLGIPPCNCGSIMTNALLWYLRFTGAAK